AGAAACTCACTGTCACAATGAATCATTTCGACAGATATATTGTGGAAAGTCTCCGTGACACCACAAAAGAGCTTAAACTTATAGATGAAATAAAAAACCAGCAGTCTGTACTGCATGAGAAACAAAGACAGATGAGCCTTCTCAACGAAGACCTACTCAGAATGAATGATAAGCTCAAAGTTGCACACAAAATAATTGACGAAGAGCTGACACAGGTTGGTCAGATACAGGCAAGCCTTCTGCCGGAAACACTACCGCAGATAGAGGGCTATGACTTCGGCGCTTTCTATACCCCTGCTGAACACGCAGGCGGTGATTATTATGACTGTATAGAAATGAGCAACGGATACTGGGGGCTCGGCGTGGCAGATGTTTCAGGTCACGGTATACCTGCATCAGTCATAATGGCTATAACCCGTGCTATAATGCGTTCATACACTTACGACGTAATATCCTCATCAGAAGCCGTCGCCATGGTGAACGAGATATTATGTGACAACATACACACAAATGACTTTGTTACAATGTTTTACACTGTTTTCAATTCCAAAAACGGAACCCTGAACTATGCAAGCGCAGGGCACAACCCCTTACTTTTTTATGACAAGTCTGAGATGCTTGTTAAGAAAATTTCGTGTCACGGAATGTTTCTTGGGGCGTTTGATATGGTAGACTATGAAGAAGGGGAACTGGAAATTGACTCCGGTGACATTGTTTTCCTATATACTGACGGACTTAACGAAGCGATGAACCGCAGCAGAGAGCAGTACGGATATGATCAGCTCATCTCAAAGATAATGATGTTTGCGAGTCTCCCCGTCAGTGAAATGATTGAGAACATTATGGAAGATGTCCGGAACTTTACACAGGGACACCCTTTCGAAGACGATATTACGATATTGGCTTTCAAAAAACTCTAAGGAGGATCTTATTATGTTTGAAGTACAGGACAAAGGGGACAAAAAGCTTGTTTTTGTCAAAGGGGAAGTTAACGCTCAGACAGGCAGCGAACTGAAAAAAAACATTCTCGATATTTTCAACAGTGCAAATACCGTTGTGCTCTCTTTCAAAGGTGTTGTCTATATGAACAGTTCTGGTCTCAGAGAGATAATCGACCTTTTGAAGAACGCTAACAAAACCAAAAAGACTCTCATGCTCTGTGAAATGACTCCTGATATCAGAGAGATGTTTACTTTCACAGGTCTGGATAAAGTTTTCAAAATATATGATACGCAAGCTCAAGCTCTGGGGTAAATTATGTCAGTAGAATTCGCCAAAGACGGTGACGTTCTCAAAATAATTGTGGAACAGGATACAAGCGGCAAAGACCTCGAAGATGCTTCCAGAAGAATTCTGGACGAAAAAGGGGTTTCTAAAGTCAGCCTTGATCTTAAGAAATGCTTCTACATCCAGAGTAAGGCTCTGGCGGCTCTTATTGCGTTTAAAAAAAACTCAGCTAAGATAGGCGCCGAATTTACGGTAACTAATGTATGTGAGAACGTCTTTCAGGTTCTTGAAATGGCAAACCTCACTATGTATTTCACAATAGAAGAGGACTTCAGCACCTATACTCCCGATGAACTTATTGAAAAGTTTTTCGAAGCAGATTACGCAGACAGAGTTTCAGACTATATCGTTCAGTACATGAATGACGATATCCGCAACAAACTTTACGAAATACTGGACTCTGAAGATCCTACTCTGAAATATTACGCAATACTAACTTTAGGCAGAGCACACGATTACAGCTCTGAGGACAAAATCAAAGCAGCTCTGGAAAGCGACACTCCGCAGGTTGCAAAAGCAGCCGTGCTTGTGCTGGGGTGGTTTGGTGATACAGACAGCAAAGAGAAAATGTACGAGTTCCTCGACTGTGATGTGGAAGAGCTCAGAGAGGCCGCCGCCGCATCTATCGCTCTGCTCTCTGATGACTCTGATGCTGAGAGGCTCGGAAAGCTGCTT
This window of the Denitrovibrio acetiphilus DSM 12809 genome carries:
- a CDS encoding SpoIIE family protein phosphatase — its product is MEYSSEILNFISEIVLVVNDKFQIQYCSPQVKQLTGKGPEKMTGKKCHMVMFNKMEPCKDCQLAKLKDNRIPLDIEHDTITHRGFRKLFSAKFIKLEDNAYAEILSDITSTKKLIDKLTRHSKELKASNVILNLKRKETEKEHRFILRTINSLNDGVMVVNPDLTINVSNSSLIDMCSLEGKKTPEMRCYEVYGYTEQCKDCPLLDPKNTRAFREAHGKKLTVTMNHFDRYIVESLRDTTKELKLIDEIKNQQSVLHEKQRQMSLLNEDLLRMNDKLKVAHKIIDEELTQVGQIQASLLPETLPQIEGYDFGAFYTPAEHAGGDYYDCIEMSNGYWGLGVADVSGHGIPASVIMAITRAIMRSYTYDVISSSEAVAMVNEILCDNIHTNDFVTMFYTVFNSKNGTLNYASAGHNPLLFYDKSEMLVKKISCHGMFLGAFDMVDYEEGELEIDSGDIVFLYTDGLNEAMNRSREQYGYDQLISKIMMFASLPVSEMIENIMEDVRNFTQGHPFEDDITILAFKKL
- a CDS encoding STAS domain-containing protein; protein product: MFEVQDKGDKKLVFVKGEVNAQTGSELKKNILDIFNSANTVVLSFKGVVYMNSSGLREIIDLLKNANKTKKTLMLCEMTPDIREMFTFTGLDKVFKIYDTQAQALG